The region TGGCAAGACACCTCGTGATGGCAGACGTCAGGGTCGTCTTCCCGTGATCGATATGTCCGATCGTTCCGATGTTCACGTGGGGTTTTGTCCTCTCAAACTTTTTCTTAGCCATAGAGAACCTCCGTTTGATT is a window of Syntrophorhabdaceae bacterium DNA encoding:
- a CDS encoding GTP-binding protein, which gives rise to MAKKKFERTKPHVNIGTIGHIDHGKTTLTSAITRCLA